A part of Chiloscyllium punctatum isolate Juve2018m chromosome 27, sChiPun1.3, whole genome shotgun sequence genomic DNA contains:
- the rpl13a gene encoding large ribosomal subunit protein uL13, with protein MADGFNKVLLIDGRGHLLGRLAAIVAKQTLLGHKVVVVRCEGINISGNFYRNKLKYLAFLRKRMNTNPSRGPYHFRAPSRIFWRTVRGMLPHKTKRGQAALDRLKVFDGIPPPYDKRKRMVVPAALKIVRLKPTRKFAVLGRLAHEVGWKYQAVTATLEEKRKEKAKLHYEKKKKMLKLKKIAEKNVESKIAKYTAVLKQYGVLV; from the exons ATGGCGGACGGCTTTAACAAG GTCCTGCTTATTGATGGCAGAGGCCATCTCCTTGGCCGTCTGGCTGCCATTGTGGCCAAACAGACCTTACTAG GTCATAAAGTGGTGGTGGTGAGGTGTGAGGGCATAAACATCTCTGGCAACTTTTACAGGAACAAAC TCAAGTATCTTGCTTTTTTGCGCAAGAGGATGAATACTAACCCATCTCGGGGCCCATATCACTTCAGAGCACCAAGCCGAATCTTCTGGAGGACTGTAAGAG GTATGTTGCCGCACAAGACAAAACGAGGTCAAGCTGCCTTGGACAGACTGAAGGTCTTCGATGGGATCCCTCCTCCATATGACAAG AGGAAACGCATGGTTGTACCAGCAGCCTTGAAGATCGTACGTTTGAAACCAACACGCAAG TTTGCTGTCCTTGGTCGCCTTGCTCATGAAGTTGGCTGGAAGTACCAAGCAGTAACAGCCACCCTTGAAGAGAAGCGTAAAGAAAAAGCCAAGCTTCACTatgagaaaaagaagaaaatgttG AAACTGAAGAAAATAGCTGAGAAGAATGTTGAAAGCAAAATAGCCAAGTACACTGCAGTACTGAAGCAGTATGGTGTCCTTGTTTAA